The region AGAATGGCAAAGCCCTGCCCACAAAGTGTGCAACAGTAGGTAATCCCATGGACCCATGTTCCTCCTCCAGGCCTCGGCAGTGCCCTACCTGGCAAGGCCCTCCGTGTGGCACAGGATTCCTCCTGGTCTGTCACCCACACCTGAGCCCCCTGGGGCAGGCCTATTGTCTGGCTTATCTCAGGGACTTCACCCCCAGCCTCAGGCCTGGCATCGCAGGGGTGGTAATCTTTGCTAAGTGAACACAAGCTGCATAGGGTCTCATGCTGCCTCCCTTCACCCTTACACCCTCTGTGCCCACCTGCTCCAGGCCACTGCTGTTCAGGAAGAGGTGTTGCAGTGAGTGGCCCACGGGCTGGAAGGCCCCATCTCGCAGGGCCCTGAGTGGGTTCCCCGAGAGCTGCAGCTCCAGGAGAGCAGGAAGCCCCTCGAGTGCCCTAGTGGGCACCTCTCGCAGCTGGTTCCTGTCCAGGTGCAGCTTCTCCAGCTCCCGGGCTGGGCCCAGTGCCCCAGGGGACACTTGGGTGATGCGGTTCCCACTTAGGTAGAGCCAGCGCAAGGCCTGCAAGCCTGACAGCTCCCCGGGGACCAGGTGTTCCACAGCATTGTCCTGTAGGTGCAGGGAGAAGAGGCTGGGCAGGGCGCGCAGGGCAGCCCCTGGCACCTGTAGGAAGCGGTTGTGCTCCAGGTACAGGTAGCCAAGGCGGGGGGCCCCTTCCAGGGCGGCAGCGCTGAGGCCTGACAGCCTGTTATCAGAGAGGTAGAGATAGATCAGGCTGCTGAGTCCTGCCAGGGCGTCTGCCTCCAGCTCCGTGATGCCACAGTGCTGCAGGTGCAGAGACACCAAGAGGTCCAGGCCCAGGAAGGCCTCTCGGGGCACCAAGGGGAAGTGGTTCCGCCTCAAGTCCAGGAGCTGGGTGTCATTTGGGAAGCCGCGGGGCACTGCCCGCAGCCCTTGGCCTTCACAGCCACTATGCCGGGCCTCCGGGGCGCATACGCAGGCGCGCGGGCAGGGCCCGGCCTCCTCCTTGGGGGCGCCGGCAGGGGCACGTTGCCGCGAGGCAGCcagctcctcttccctctcctccgcCCCTGCTTCCGAGCAGCGCAGGTCTGAGGGCCGCAGGGCGTCCAGGGCCTCGCCGCGCAGGCGCCGGGGCCCCCAGCAGGCGCCATCCGAGCTTACGCGCGCACGCGCCAGCCACTCGAGCAGCGGCTGGGCCTGGCAGCCGCACCACAGCGGGTTCCCCTGCAGCCGCAGCCGGCGCAGCAGTCCCGGGCCCTGCAGCGGCGGCAGGGCATCCAGCTGGTTCCCACGGAGGTCCAGTGTGTGCAGGCGGGGACAGTAGGCGAAGGCCCTGGGGTCCAGGGCCTGCAGGGCCCCGTGGTCCAGCATCAGCTCCCGCAGGCCGGGCAGCGCCAGCTCGTCCTCCTCCCCCACGTAGGTGAAGGGGTTGTGGCCCAGCTCGAGGCGGGCCAGGCCGCGGGCCTGGGACAAGGCCGGCCCAGGCAGGGACTGCAGCTCGTTGTGGTGCAGGCTGAGCCGGCGCAGGGCGGGCAGGCCGGCCAGGGCCTCGGGGGCTAGCACGCTGAGCGCGTTGTGGGACAGCTGCAGCCAACGCATGCGCACCAGGCCCTGGAAGGCCATGGAGGGCAGGTAGACGAGAGCGTTGTGGGCCAGGTTCAGCGTGGCCAGTGCGCCCAGCGCCCCGAACGTGCCCGGCCGCAGCTCCTCCAGCATGTTGCTCTCCAGCTCCAGTCGCTGCAGCGAGCCCAACCCGTCCAGCGCCTCCTGGGGCAGCGCGCTCACGTGGTTGGAGGCCAAGTTGAGGAGGAGCAGGCGGCCCAGGCCACGGAAGGCACCCTCGGCCACCAGCTCCACCTGGCAGTGCCGCAGGTCCAGATGTGTCAGGTAAGGCAGGTCCTGGAAGGCAGCTGGCGGGATCACCTTCAGCATGTTGCCCTGGAGGTCCAGCCTCTGGGTCAGCTGAGCAGGGAGAGGTAGAGGAGGCTGAGCAGCACAAGACCACGGCCTGTGCCCCTTGCTAACCCTGGCCTCTGTGCTTGCTGTTCCCTTACCTGTACACTCTCCTCCCCTTCATCTTTCCCTCATTCTCTTCATTCTGCTCCCTGACAACTCCTCCGGGAagccttcctccccagccccttgggTATCCCCCACTCTGGCACTTCTCACAGTGAATTGTCATTGCTCAtttactttctcttcctctctagCTCTTGACTTCATAGGACAGAAAGCATATCTTATTCCAGTACATCCCCAGTTCTCTGCCACAGGACCTGTAATTAATTCAGTATCTATATGGATCACCTAACTTTTTCCAATCACATAGGATTTTAAATAGATTGTTTTCCTGTTGTTTGTCATTATTATTCCAGTTTTATAGACGttaagactgaggctcagagagaagtgACTTGCCGGGGCCTCCCAGGCAGGCAGTGGCAGGTCCACTGGTGCCAGCCCAGGCTCCTTGTGCTGTCCTCCCCACCGAACCTTGCCCTGCTGACCTCAGGGATAGCATTCGGCACCTCGGTGAGGTTCTGGTGCCGGCAGGCAACATGCCGCCTGGAATTGTCGCAGACGCAGGTCTGCGGGCAGCGTTGGGCAGCTGCATGCCAGGTTGGCCCCAGTGGCAGcagcagaggaagcagcagcaCCAAGGAGACACTTTGGGGCctgagagagagagcaagggTCAGTTGTTCCCAAGGACAAGGGTCCCAAGCTGTCCATTCGCTGGGCACCAGCTCTTGTTCCCAGAGCCCCTCAGATGTTTTCCTCCTTTGGCCTCAGGGAAGGTGTTACTACCCTGAGCCTCCACCCCTCCACGAAGCAGAGGTTCCATCGTTAGCCCTGTTTGACAccagaggaaacaggctcagacagGCAACCTCGCGGGTCCCCTGATTGTCTGCCCAGTGGCTCAGCAAGCCCTTGCTAAATGTGGTTCAGAGGTGTGCCCAGGCTGTGGAGAGGCTCCCGGGGGGAGGCCTGACCTTCCAGGGTGAGGTTGGTGGTGGAGAGAGGAGCAGTCTGTCCTCAGACAGATGTGGCATCAGCACCACGTGGCAGGGAACATAATGGCACCCACCTCGAGAAGACAGCCTGGCAGCCATGGGAAGGACCAGGCTCGCCCTGAGTTGTGAGGCAAGACTTGGGGGACCAGGTATCCTGGGATCAGAGAGCCTTGAGGAGCCTTAATGGTTGGTCCAGAGCCACACTGACAGGTGAGCAGGTCGCTCTGACTTCTCTTGTTTATTCCCCTATTGTCTTCTCTTCATCTTAGTGCAACCCAGCTGGCCTGGACTGGGGTGAGGGGAACTGAGTGTACGGGCTGGGTGCTGTGCTTTGGGCAGGATCTGTCTACTTTCCTGTCTGTCCACCCACCTCTACCCGCTCCCCATCCACCAGTTACCCAGCTGGACCCTTCACCTCACAGCTACTGCCTGCTTCTGCTTAGGGACAACTCCACCACGGTGGCACTCCTGGCTTCCCAAGCATTCCGCTCACCACCAGCAACCAAAGGGAACTTTCCAAAATACAGACAGGCCCTGCCACCCCCAACTGAAGACCCTCCAGCATCTTTTCATTGCTTTTGCTTTAAAGTCCTGACTCCCGATTCCGCTGGAATCTGCTCAAATCCT is a window of Camelus bactrianus isolate YW-2024 breed Bactrian camel chromosome 12, ASM4877302v1, whole genome shotgun sequence DNA encoding:
- the CHADL gene encoding chondroadherin-like protein → MLKVIPPAAFQDLPYLTHLDLRHCQVELVAEGAFRGLGRLLLLNLASNHVSALPQEALDGLGSLQRLELESNMLEELRPGTFGALGALATLNLAHNALVYLPSMAFQGLVRMRWLQLSHNALSVLAPEALAGLPALRRLSLHHNELQSLPGPALSQARGLARLELGHNPFTYVGEEDELALPGLRELMLDHGALQALDPRAFAYCPRLHTLDLRGNQLDALPPLQGPGLLRRLRLQGNPLWCGCQAQPLLEWLARARVSSDGACWGPRRLRGEALDALRPSDLRCSEAGAEEREEELAASRQRAPAGAPKEEAGPCPRACVCAPEARHSGCEGQGLRAVPRGFPNDTQLLDLRRNHFPLVPREAFLGLDLLVSLHLQHCGITELEADALAGLSSLIYLYLSDNRLSGLSAAALEGAPRLGYLYLEHNRFLQVPGAALRALPSLFSLHLQDNAVEHLVPGELSGLQALRWLYLSGNRITQVSPGALGPARELEKLHLDRNQLREVPTRALEGLPALLELQLSGNPLRALRDGAFQPVGHSLQHLFLNSSGLEQISAGAFSGLGPQLQSLHLQKNQLQALPALPGLSQLELIDLSSNPFHCDCQLLPLHRWLTGLNLRVGATCATPSSARGQRVKAAAAVFEACPGWAARKAKRTPAPRPSAQRTPMKGRRQSADKVGKERARL